The Brassica napus cultivar Da-Ae chromosome C7, Da-Ae, whole genome shotgun sequence genome has a segment encoding these proteins:
- the LOC111208228 gene encoding uncharacterized protein LOC111208228 isoform X1: protein MSEGYAIELYFDPALENQVLKAWNVFARRQISTKLITTESRPHLTLLSTSFLDSSKLEPILKAFASKQEPLPLSFSSIGSFSGDNNALFLSPTPSLSLLQLQAQLIDAVRKEGFEIGEEYRQDSWVPFCPVAVDVPRARMAEAFSVLRDLKMPVSGYAMDVGVVEFSPVREVFSFALGFNCLSA from the exons ATGTCAGAAGGGTACGCGATCGAGCTCTACTTCGACCCAGCGCTGGAGAACCAAGTCCTCAAAGCCTGGAACGTCTTCGCCCGCCGCCAAATCAGCACCAAGCTCATCACCACCGAGTCCCGCCCCCACCTCACCCTCCTCTCCACCTCCTTCCTCGACTCCTCCAAGCTCGAGCCCATCCTCAAAGCCTTCGCGTCCAAGCAAGAGCCTCTCCCTCTCTCCTTCTCCTCCATCGGGAGCTTCTCCGGCGACAACAACGCCCTCTTCCTCTCCCCCACGCCCTCCCTCTCCCTCCTCCAGCTCCAGGCTCAGCTAATCGACGCTGTGAGGAAAGAAGGTTTCGAGATCGGCGAGGAGTATCGTCAGGACTCGTGGGTCCCGTTCTGTCCCGTGGCGGTCGATGTGCCTCGGGCTCGTATGGCTGAGGCTTTCTCGGTGTTGAGGGACTTGAAGATGCCCGTGAGTGGGTATGCGATGGATGTTGGGGTCGTTGAGTTCTCTCCTGTTCGTGAAGTCTTCTCTTTTGCTCTTG GATTCAACTGCTTATCAGCGTGA
- the LOC111208228 gene encoding uncharacterized protein LOC111208228 isoform X2: MSEGYAIELYFDPALENQVLKAWNVFARRQISTKLITTESRPHLTLLSTSFLDSSKLEPILKAFASKQEPLPLSFSSIGSFSGDNNALFLSPTPSLSLLQLQAQLIDAVRKEGFEIGEEYRQDSWVPFCPVAVDVPRARMAEAFSVLRDLKMPVSGYAMDVGVVEFSPVREVFSFALGNNLE, translated from the coding sequence ATGTCAGAAGGGTACGCGATCGAGCTCTACTTCGACCCAGCGCTGGAGAACCAAGTCCTCAAAGCCTGGAACGTCTTCGCCCGCCGCCAAATCAGCACCAAGCTCATCACCACCGAGTCCCGCCCCCACCTCACCCTCCTCTCCACCTCCTTCCTCGACTCCTCCAAGCTCGAGCCCATCCTCAAAGCCTTCGCGTCCAAGCAAGAGCCTCTCCCTCTCTCCTTCTCCTCCATCGGGAGCTTCTCCGGCGACAACAACGCCCTCTTCCTCTCCCCCACGCCCTCCCTCTCCCTCCTCCAGCTCCAGGCTCAGCTAATCGACGCTGTGAGGAAAGAAGGTTTCGAGATCGGCGAGGAGTATCGTCAGGACTCGTGGGTCCCGTTCTGTCCCGTGGCGGTCGATGTGCCTCGGGCTCGTATGGCTGAGGCTTTCTCGGTGTTGAGGGACTTGAAGATGCCCGTGAGTGGGTATGCGATGGATGTTGGGGTCGTTGAGTTCTCTCCTGTTCGTGAAGTCTTCTCTTTTGCTCTTGGTAACAACTTGGAGTAG
- the LOC111208226 gene encoding xyloglucan O-acetyltransferase 2-like → MRGYDSWDDRHATMKSSSIFRESSDKTERWIVTNMARLSPFVLSSLCITIFFTGFFVFHQNPFISDQNFLTLHPQIDPKCDLFKGHWVPDKRGSLYTNSSCSTLPDSKNCIKHGRLDRDFLFWRWKPDGCDLPRFNPKEFLNMVRGKKMSFIGDSVARNHMESLLCLLSMEETPKDIYKDGEDKNRIWYFPNHDFTLSTSWTKFLVEEHERVDGNKTGTGLFDIDISKMDEGWFKGLPNTDIAIVSAAHWFFRPIFIHRGDETLGCIYCNEPNMTQLSPDQGFKLVYSSVFKHINECQNCKSDLETIMRTISPAHFENGTWDTGGSCRRTSPFGVNQIDLQSNEMKIRTSQIEQLEVITKGDHKGKKKFGVLDVTRVMLMRPDGHPNSHWGNKWMKGYNDCVHWCLPGPIDAWNDFLMAILRQLR, encoded by the exons ATGCGTGGGTATGATTCTTGGGATGATCGACATGCAACGATGAAATCATCATCCATTTTCCGAGAAAGTTCAGACAAAACAGAGAGATGGATTGTAACAAACATGGCAAGATTATCACCATTCGTCTTGTCTTCTCTTTGTATAACTATCTTCTTCACAGGCTTCTTTGTCTTCCATCAGAATCCTTTCATCTCGGATCAAAACTTTCTCACCCTGCACCCTCAAATCG ATCCTAAATGTGATTTGTTCAAGGGACATTGGGTTCCAGACAAAAGAGGATCTCTGTACACAAACTCAAGCTGTTCTACGCTTCCTGACTCCAAGAACTGCATTAAACATGGGAGATTAGACAGAGATTTCTTGTTTTGGAGATGGAAACCTGATGGCTGCGACCTTCCTAGGTTTAATCCCAAGGAGTTTCTCAATATGGTTAGAGGCAAGAAGATGAGTTTTATTGGTGATTCTGTAGCAAGAAACCACATGGAATCTCTTCTTTGCTTGTTGTCAATG GAAGAAACCCCTAAGGATATCTACAAAGATGGAGAAGACAAAAACAGGATATGGTACTTTCCTAACCATGATTTCACACTCTCTACCTCTTGGACTAAGTTTCTTGTGGAGGAACATGAGAGAGTAGACGGTAACAAGACCGGAACTGGATTGTTTGATATAGATATTAGCAAGATGGATGAAGGATGGTTCAAGGGTCTGCCAAATACAGACATTGCTATTGTCTCGGCTGCTCACTGGTTCTTCAGACCAATATTCATACACCGAGGAGATGAAACCCTAGGTTGCATCTACTGTAACGAACCAAACATGACACAGCTTAGTCCTGACCAAGGGTTTAAGCTTGTTTACTCATCGGTCTTTAAGCACATCAACGAGTGCCAGAACTGCAAGAGTGATTTAGAAACCATCATGAGGACCATTTCACCTGCCCATTTCGAGAATGGTACTTGGGATACAGGAGGATCGTGCAGGAGGACGAGCCCTTTTGGTGTTAACCAGATAGATCTGCAGAGCAACGAGATGAAGATCAGGACATCTCAGATTGAACAGCTTGAAGTTATAACGAAAGGCGACCAcaaggggaagaagaagtttggTGTTTTGGATGTGACTAGGGTTATGCTGATGAGACCAGACGGCCATCCGAATAGTCACTGGGGTAACAAATGGATGAAAGGTTACAATGATTGCGTCCACTGGTGCTTGCCTGGGCCTATTGATGCGTGGAACGACTTTCTAATGGCGATACTTAGACAGTTAAGATGA